The following proteins are co-located in the Streptococcus downei MFe28 genome:
- a CDS encoding glycoside hydrolase family 66 protein, which yields MLSLPSMLCLLAFGMVFSISAKPAHADEFANQPSQVADEATTVVRPSQGLGEQSQPQAEEASPAKEEETSNLSLKPQNQQDQDSENSESSTEAQDPIEQTPPESVSQAPASETTSVETLADPQTQTASQNQSSNTDKNDGPGVIRATSAQLTATRSVLSSQTGDAIVDLSADKASYRSGEDVNLSVDFKNTTDKEQDITVYADVYYVDNKLGTYKFSKHLKAGEGYKMQAGDLKIPGSQFENNHGYLLKIKVADADNNTLSQVNKAIAVESDWTKFPRYGIVGGSQDTSNSLLSKDADRYRAEIEKMKNMNINSYFFYDVYKTATNPFPSDEATFKQDWNTWSGSEIDTQAVKDIVNQVHDGGAVAMLYNMILAENTNTGEAPALPETEYAYNSDDRGYGAQGQPMSYTVKIPKDGQEEEVQIQRYYNPTSKLWQDYIADKMGQAMKNGGFDGWQGDTIGDNEVYDYADKDSNDPSKKHWLTEGYAEFLRAIKEKLPNYYLTVNDVNGEQIYRLKDGNQDVIYNEIWPFGGSALGDGRSQTEYGDLKARVDEVRKVTGKSLIVGAYMEGSEKGGSKDDAEAGKALQTDAVLLTSASIAAAGGYHMSLAALANQQDESGGGQGIGVLQTAYYPTQSLKTSSELTRKNNDYQQFVTAYENILRDGVENDDAQVNTYNSEGQLLSTDAKGINGHQVWTYGKKGDNFRTVQLLNLMGINSDWKNEDGSAANKTPDEQTNLTVRYALGDISMEDARRMAKQTYVTSPDDWSKSNLQKVSASVETDENGKPVLIINVPKLTLWDVVYISNADQKSTPQAEQTGTPAAQAGDDKTSQDQASNAQADQNQASQPAQEEAKAQEQSAPVDQVQAGDKAQAPVAQENSSKEEVAQPAQGQATPQAETATPAAQAASPSQPTNRQENQAPAGDQVPKAQENSEQAGSNGPVAQEGSNKEDVAPTAQGQASPQADSPAKQAEPTQSGQETGAPSSSEQDKAQAETGVPRPQAEAVAPTKQAQPEAQVSPAPSESTKTPEASAPSQPASPEQASGQSDQTPANSKPSPEPSTPANPEQEGDADKGQASAPEADQPTTPENTGQNAEASDADKNKSNEAGPNLDPNKSDQDSGKDPSTDNSGNSATPDKEPGNSGQKPLDPQPLDPNADANKQEQTEPVLPLVPNPTPDVKKEKADTPEESDPAKDKKSAADANKDKASMETEDQQKPAELPKEATELEKVGQPASPQISSVQESVSGKTDKKMRPVLKNTKTSSDKLPKTGDHKTVGLIILLGLAFVGTTGLLAKRERK from the coding sequence ATGCTATCTCTCCCTAGCATGTTATGTTTACTTGCTTTCGGAATGGTCTTTTCCATTTCGGCTAAGCCTGCTCATGCCGATGAGTTTGCCAATCAACCGAGCCAGGTAGCTGATGAAGCTACTACGGTTGTTCGTCCATCGCAAGGCCTTGGCGAGCAGAGCCAGCCGCAAGCTGAAGAAGCCAGTCCAGCAAAGGAAGAGGAGACCAGCAATTTGAGTTTGAAGCCTCAGAATCAGCAAGATCAAGATAGTGAGAATTCTGAATCTAGTACAGAAGCTCAGGATCCTATCGAGCAAACACCACCTGAATCCGTTTCCCAAGCACCCGCTTCAGAAACGACTTCAGTGGAAACTCTGGCTGATCCTCAAACGCAAACTGCCAGTCAAAACCAATCATCCAACACAGACAAGAACGACGGACCTGGTGTCATCCGAGCGACCAGCGCTCAGCTAACCGCCACTCGGTCTGTCCTTTCTTCACAAACGGGCGATGCCATTGTCGACCTATCCGCCGACAAGGCCAGCTATCGTTCAGGTGAAGATGTCAACCTCTCTGTTGATTTTAAAAATACAACAGACAAGGAACAGGACATTACCGTTTATGCGGATGTCTATTATGTTGACAACAAACTTGGAACCTACAAGTTCTCTAAGCACCTCAAAGCCGGTGAAGGCTACAAGATGCAGGCTGGTGACTTGAAGATTCCTGGCTCACAATTTGAGAACAATCATGGCTACCTGCTGAAAATTAAGGTAGCTGACGCTGACAACAATACTCTCAGCCAAGTCAACAAGGCTATTGCCGTTGAAAGTGATTGGACCAAATTCCCCCGTTACGGAATTGTTGGGGGTTCACAAGATACCAGCAACAGCCTTCTGTCTAAGGATGCTGACCGTTACCGTGCAGAAATTGAAAAGATGAAGAATATGAACATCAATTCATATTTCTTCTATGATGTTTACAAGACTGCTACCAACCCCTTCCCAAGTGATGAAGCCACCTTTAAACAAGATTGGAACACTTGGAGTGGTTCTGAAATTGATACCCAAGCCGTAAAAGATATTGTCAACCAAGTTCATGATGGTGGTGCTGTTGCCATGCTCTACAACATGATTTTGGCTGAAAACACCAATACTGGTGAAGCTCCTGCTTTGCCAGAAACGGAATACGCCTATAATAGCGATGACCGTGGTTATGGTGCCCAAGGACAACCCATGTCTTATACCGTAAAAATTCCAAAAGACGGGCAAGAAGAGGAAGTCCAAATTCAACGTTACTACAACCCAACCAGCAAACTCTGGCAAGATTACATTGCTGACAAGATGGGCCAAGCCATGAAGAATGGTGGCTTTGACGGTTGGCAAGGTGATACTATCGGAGATAACGAAGTTTATGACTATGCTGATAAAGATAGCAATGACCCTTCTAAAAAACATTGGTTGACCGAAGGTTATGCAGAATTCCTGCGCGCCATTAAAGAAAAATTACCCAACTACTACTTAACCGTAAACGATGTTAACGGTGAGCAAATTTACCGCCTTAAGGACGGTAACCAAGATGTTATCTACAACGAAATCTGGCCCTTTGGTGGTTCAGCTCTCGGTGACGGCCGTAGCCAGACCGAATATGGCGACCTCAAGGCTCGTGTTGATGAAGTGCGTAAGGTAACTGGTAAATCCCTCATTGTTGGTGCCTATATGGAAGGTAGCGAAAAGGGTGGTTCAAAGGATGATGCCGAAGCAGGTAAAGCTCTGCAAACGGACGCCGTTCTTTTGACTTCTGCTTCAATCGCTGCTGCCGGTGGTTACCACATGTCCCTAGCAGCCCTTGCCAACCAGCAAGATGAAAGCGGTGGAGGCCAAGGTATTGGTGTTCTCCAAACTGCTTATTATCCAACTCAAAGCTTGAAAACATCAAGCGAATTGACCCGTAAAAACAACGATTATCAACAGTTCGTCACCGCTTATGAAAATATCTTGCGTGATGGTGTTGAAAATGATGATGCCCAAGTCAATACCTATAATTCAGAAGGTCAGCTCCTTTCGACCGATGCCAAGGGCATCAATGGCCACCAAGTGTGGACCTATGGTAAAAAAGGCGATAACTTTAGAACCGTTCAACTCCTGAACTTGATGGGAATTAACTCTGACTGGAAGAACGAAGATGGCTCTGCCGCTAACAAGACTCCAGACGAGCAAACCAACCTAACCGTTAGGTATGCTCTTGGTGATATCTCCATGGAAGATGCTAGGCGTATGGCCAAGCAAACCTACGTGACCTCACCAGATGACTGGTCTAAGTCTAATCTGCAAAAGGTTTCTGCTTCTGTGGAAACTGATGAAAATGGTAAGCCAGTCTTGATTATCAATGTGCCTAAATTGACCCTTTGGGATGTGGTTTATATCTCAAATGCCGATCAAAAATCTACCCCTCAAGCAGAGCAAACAGGAACACCTGCTGCCCAGGCTGGTGATGACAAGACGTCTCAAGACCAAGCTAGCAATGCGCAAGCGGACCAAAATCAAGCGAGTCAGCCAGCTCAAGAAGAAGCGAAAGCCCAAGAACAGTCAGCGCCAGTTGACCAAGTTCAAGCTGGAGATAAAGCTCAAGCGCCAGTAGCGCAAGAGAACTCGTCTAAGGAAGAAGTGGCTCAGCCAGCACAAGGTCAAGCGACCCCTCAAGCTGAAACGGCTACACCAGCAGCTCAAGCTGCAAGTCCAAGCCAGCCAACAAATCGTCAAGAAAACCAAGCTCCAGCGGGCGACCAAGTTCCAAAAGCTCAAGAAAATTCAGAGCAAGCTGGTTCAAATGGACCAGTCGCTCAAGAAGGTTCAAACAAGGAAGACGTTGCTCCAACTGCACAAGGTCAAGCAAGTCCTCAAGCTGACAGTCCAGCTAAGCAAGCTGAGCCTACCCAATCTGGTCAAGAAACTGGTGCCCCAAGTTCAAGTGAGCAAGACAAAGCTCAAGCTGAAACTGGTGTGCCAAGACCTCAAGCTGAAGCAGTAGCGCCGACTAAGCAGGCTCAACCAGAAGCTCAAGTCAGCCCAGCTCCTTCTGAGTCGACTAAGACCCCAGAGGCTTCGGCTCCTAGCCAGCCGGCTAGTCCAGAACAGGCAAGTGGTCAGTCTGACCAAACTCCTGCCAATAGCAAGCCTAGCCCAGAACCAAGCACTCCAGCTAACCCAGAACAAGAGGGAGATGCTGACAAGGGGCAAGCTTCTGCGCCAGAAGCTGACCAGCCAACCACTCCTGAAAATACAGGACAAAACGCTGAAGCCAGCGATGCTGATAAAAACAAGTCCAATGAGGCTGGCCCAAATCTTGATCCTAACAAGTCTGATCAGGATTCAGGCAAGGACCCTTCAACCGATAACTCTGGCAATTCAGCAACTCCAGATAAGGAGCCAGGTAACTCAGGTCAAAAACCTCTTGATCCTCAACCGCTGGATCCTAATGCGGATGCCAATAAACAGGAACAAACGGAACCAGTCCTACCTCTAGTACCAAATCCGACTCCTGATGTCAAGAAGGAAAAAGCTGATACACCTGAGGAATCTGATCCTGCCAAGGATAAAAAATCAGCAGCAGATGCTAATAAGGATAAGGCTTCAATGGAAACAGAAGACCAGCAAAAGCCGGCCGAACTTCCTAAGGAGGCTACTGAGTTGGAGAAGGTTGGTCAACCAGCCTCTCCACAGATTTCCAGTGTCCAAGAATCCGTTAGCGGTAAGACTGATAAGAAGATGAGACCTGTTTTGAAAAACACCAAGACCTCATCAGACAAGTTGCCTAAGACTGGGGATCACAAGACGGTTGGACTCATTATCCTACTAGGTCTTGCCTTTGTCGGTACAACTGGACTCTTGGCTAAACGCGAAAGAAAATAA
- the dtd gene encoding D-aminoacyl-tRNA deacylase: protein MKIILQRVRQAQVTIDEKMVASISQGLLLLVGIGPDDGPEDLDYMARKVLNMRIFSDPAGKMNLSVLEIGGQILSVSQFTLYASTKKGNRPAFTQAAPPQMARKLYQDFNQILSESLVLEQGEFGADMQVSLVNDGPVTIILDSKNP from the coding sequence ATGAAAATTATTTTACAAAGAGTTCGTCAAGCCCAGGTGACTATTGATGAAAAAATGGTCGCTTCAATTAGCCAGGGGCTCCTTTTACTGGTTGGCATTGGTCCAGATGATGGCCCTGAGGATTTAGACTATATGGCCCGTAAAGTCCTTAATATGAGGATTTTCTCGGACCCTGCAGGCAAGATGAATCTCTCGGTTCTGGAAATTGGCGGACAAATCCTTTCCGTATCCCAATTCACCCTCTATGCCAGTACGAAAAAGGGGAATCGGCCTGCCTTTACCCAGGCAGCCCCACCCCAAATGGCCAGAAAACTCTATCAGGACTTCAACCAAATTCTTTCGGAAAGCTTGGTTCTTGAACAAGGAGAGTTTGGAGCAGACATGCAGGTCTCTCTGGTCAACGATGGACCGGTGACGATAATCTTGGACAGTAAAAATCCTTAA
- a CDS encoding RelA/SpoT family protein — protein MARNPNLTGPEVVDLVKTYMTPDDVAIVQKALDYATEAHKTQKRQSGEPYIVHPIQVAGILAGLQLDAVTVACGFLHDVVEDTEVTLEDLERDFGLKVSQIVDGVTKLGKVKYKSHEEQLAENHRKMLMAMSKDIRVILVKLADRLHNMRTLKHLRPDKQKRISRETMEIYAPLAHRLGISAIKWELEDLAFRYLNEAEFYKISHMMHEKRRERESLVDEIVEKIKAYTAEQGLQGKIYGRPKHIYSIYRKMRDKRKRFDQIYDLIAIRCIMDTPSDVYAMLGYIHELWRPMPGRFKDYIANPKSNGYQSIHTTVYGPKGPIEIQIRTQEMHEVAEYGVAAHWAYKKGIKGKVDAQESAIGMNWIQDLVELQAGSNGDAQEFVDSVKEDIFSARIYVFTPSGDVQELPRDSGPIDFAYAIHTQVGEKAVGAKVNGRMVPLTAKLKTGDVVEIVTNQNSFGPSRDWIKLVKTTKARNKIRQFFKNQDKEMSISKGRELLVDYFQEQGYVANKYLDKKHIDEILPRLSVRSEEALYAAIGFGEISPAAVFNRLTEKERREEERAKAKAEADELMNGGEVKHQNKDVLKVKSENGVIIQGSSGLLMRIAKCCNPVPGDPIEGYITKGRGVAIHRADCHNIKSQDGYEQRLIDVEWDESSQAGQEYLAEIDIYGLNRSGLLNDILQILSTQTKNISTVNAQPTKDMKFANIHVSFKIPNLTTLTTVVDKVKVVPDVYSVKRTNG, from the coding sequence ATGGCGAGGAATCCAAACCTAACAGGTCCAGAAGTTGTTGATTTGGTTAAGACCTATATGACTCCAGATGATGTAGCTATAGTTCAAAAGGCCTTAGATTATGCAACAGAAGCCCATAAGACTCAGAAGCGCCAATCGGGTGAGCCCTATATTGTTCACCCTATTCAGGTGGCAGGAATTTTGGCAGGTCTCCAGCTGGATGCGGTGACGGTTGCCTGTGGTTTCCTCCACGACGTGGTAGAGGATACAGAGGTTACCCTGGAGGATCTTGAAAGAGATTTTGGCCTAAAAGTCAGCCAAATTGTTGATGGGGTCACCAAACTGGGTAAGGTGAAATATAAGTCTCACGAGGAGCAGTTGGCGGAAAATCATCGCAAGATGCTCATGGCCATGTCCAAGGATATTCGGGTCATTCTGGTTAAATTGGCAGACCGCCTTCACAATATGCGAACCCTAAAACATTTACGGCCTGATAAACAAAAACGTATATCTCGTGAAACCATGGAAATCTATGCCCCCCTAGCCCATCGTTTGGGGATTAGTGCAATCAAGTGGGAGCTGGAAGATTTAGCCTTTCGCTATCTCAATGAGGCAGAATTCTACAAGATTTCCCATATGATGCACGAGAAAAGGCGGGAACGCGAAAGTCTGGTTGATGAGATTGTTGAAAAAATCAAGGCTTATACGGCTGAGCAAGGGCTTCAAGGAAAGATCTATGGTCGGCCCAAGCATATCTATTCGATTTACCGTAAAATGCGGGACAAGAGGAAACGTTTCGACCAGATTTATGATTTGATTGCCATTCGCTGTATTATGGATACTCCTAGTGATGTTTATGCCATGTTGGGTTATATCCATGAACTTTGGCGCCCTATGCCTGGGCGTTTCAAGGACTATATTGCCAACCCTAAATCTAATGGTTATCAATCCATCCATACGACGGTTTACGGTCCCAAAGGCCCAATTGAAATCCAAATTCGGACCCAAGAGATGCATGAAGTGGCTGAATACGGGGTTGCTGCCCACTGGGCCTACAAAAAAGGGATCAAGGGCAAGGTTGACGCTCAAGAGTCAGCTATCGGGATGAACTGGATTCAGGACTTGGTTGAATTGCAGGCAGGCTCCAATGGCGATGCCCAGGAATTTGTCGATTCGGTCAAGGAGGATATCTTCTCTGCCCGGATTTATGTCTTTACGCCATCGGGGGATGTTCAGGAATTACCCAGAGACTCTGGTCCGATTGATTTTGCTTATGCCATCCACACCCAAGTCGGTGAGAAGGCTGTTGGGGCTAAGGTCAATGGTCGGATGGTCCCTCTGACAGCCAAGCTCAAGACCGGTGATGTGGTGGAAATTGTTACCAATCAGAATTCCTTTGGTCCTAGTCGGGACTGGATTAAGCTGGTCAAGACCACCAAGGCCCGCAATAAGATTCGTCAATTTTTCAAGAACCAAGACAAGGAAATGTCCATCAGCAAGGGGCGTGAGCTTCTGGTTGATTACTTCCAAGAGCAGGGCTATGTGGCCAATAAGTATTTGGACAAAAAGCATATTGATGAAATTCTCCCAAGGCTGAGTGTTCGTAGCGAGGAAGCCCTTTATGCGGCCATTGGTTTTGGTGAAATTAGTCCCGCTGCAGTCTTTAATCGTCTGACAGAAAAAGAAAGACGAGAGGAAGAGCGGGCCAAGGCCAAGGCAGAGGCCGATGAATTGATGAATGGTGGCGAGGTCAAACACCAGAATAAAGATGTTCTCAAGGTCAAGAGTGAAAACGGAGTCATCATCCAAGGTTCCTCTGGTCTGCTGATGCGGATTGCCAAATGTTGTAACCCAGTTCCTGGGGATCCTATCGAAGGGTATATTACCAAGGGGCGTGGGGTGGCCATCCACCGAGCCGACTGTCACAATATCAAGAGTCAAGACGGCTATGAGCAAAGATTGATTGATGTTGAGTGGGATGAATCTAGCCAGGCTGGTCAAGAGTACCTGGCCGAGATTGACATTTATGGTCTCAATCGTTCAGGTCTCCTCAATGACATCCTACAAATCCTCTCTACCCAAACCAAGAATATTTCCACAGTCAATGCCCAACCGACCAAGGATATGAAGTTTGCCAATATTCATGTCAGCTTTAAAATCCCTAATTTAACCACCTTAACGACGGTGGTGGATAAGGTCAAGGTGGTTCCGGATGTCTATTCCGTAAAACGCACAAATGGTTAA
- a CDS encoding 16S rRNA (uracil(1498)-N(3))-methyltransferase: MQQYFVKGRPENPLTIKDKDTLKHMFQVMRLKADDKVTLVFDDGIKRLARVLNVDSQTFEILQGLEDNVELPVSVTIASGFPKGDKLDWLTQKATELGADAIWAFPADWSVVKWDGKKLAKKEDKLAKIALGAAQQSKRNRLPQVKLFEKKKDLLKQLPDFDKIFLAYEESAKAGELSTLASSLRQSQSGDKLLFIFGPEGGISPQELAEFEKSGAIPVGLGPRIMRAETAPLYALSAVSFYTELLKF, from the coding sequence GTGCAACAATACTTTGTGAAAGGACGGCCTGAAAATCCCTTAACGATTAAGGATAAGGACACGCTTAAACACATGTTTCAGGTCATGCGTTTGAAAGCGGACGATAAGGTAACCTTGGTCTTTGATGACGGCATTAAACGCTTGGCTAGGGTCCTAAATGTGGACAGTCAGACCTTTGAAATTCTCCAGGGTTTGGAAGATAATGTCGAATTGCCTGTCTCGGTTACCATTGCCTCGGGCTTTCCCAAGGGAGATAAATTGGATTGGTTAACGCAAAAAGCCACCGAGCTGGGGGCGGATGCTATCTGGGCCTTCCCTGCCGACTGGTCGGTCGTCAAATGGGACGGCAAAAAGTTAGCTAAGAAGGAGGACAAGCTGGCTAAAATTGCCCTAGGTGCAGCCCAGCAGTCCAAGCGTAATCGCCTGCCTCAGGTTAAACTATTTGAGAAGAAGAAGGACTTGTTGAAGCAGTTGCCTGACTTTGATAAAATTTTTCTGGCTTACGAGGAAAGTGCCAAGGCTGGGGAATTGTCTACTTTAGCTAGCTCCCTCAGACAGAGCCAATCGGGTGATAAACTGCTCTTTATCTTCGGACCCGAAGGAGGCATTTCTCCTCAAGAGCTGGCTGAGTTTGAAAAGTCAGGAGCCATTCCAGTCGGGCTAGGCCCTCGGATTATGCGAGCCGAAACCGCCCCCCTCTATGCCCTGAGTGCGGTTAGCTTTTATACAGAATTACTAAAATTTTAA
- the prmA gene encoding 50S ribosomal protein L11 methyltransferase — protein MDKWQELTVTVNREAQEAVANILVESGSQGVAITDSADYLGPVGKYGELFPEVEQSDQVKITAYYPESMGIEAIKAQVNQAIQELPEFGLKTGQAELSSHELAEADWAENWKKYYQPTRISHDLTIVPSWTEYQAGPGEKIIKLDPGMAFGTGTHPTTKMSLFALEQVLRGGETVLDVGTGSGVLSIASSLLGAKDIYAYDLDEVAIRVAQENIDLNPDMANVHVATGNLLEGVDQEAHVIVANILADILVNLTDDAYRLVREEGYLILSGIIAEKLDLILEAAYTSGFLLETQMVQGEWNTLIFKKTDDLSGVIGG, from the coding sequence ATGGACAAGTGGCAAGAGTTGACGGTGACGGTTAATCGTGAGGCCCAGGAGGCGGTTGCCAATATTTTGGTGGAATCGGGTAGTCAGGGCGTGGCCATTACAGATAGTGCCGACTATTTAGGTCCTGTTGGCAAGTATGGCGAGCTCTTTCCTGAGGTTGAGCAGTCGGATCAGGTCAAAATTACGGCCTACTATCCTGAATCCATGGGAATTGAAGCCATTAAGGCACAGGTTAATCAAGCCATTCAAGAGCTACCAGAATTTGGCTTGAAGACAGGTCAGGCAGAGCTTTCTAGCCATGAATTGGCCGAGGCAGACTGGGCGGAAAACTGGAAAAAATACTACCAACCAACCCGTATCAGCCATGATTTGACCATTGTCCCCTCCTGGACGGAATATCAAGCTGGGCCAGGAGAGAAAATCATTAAGTTGGATCCTGGCATGGCCTTTGGAACGGGCACCCATCCGACAACCAAGATGAGTCTCTTCGCCTTGGAGCAGGTTCTGCGTGGTGGTGAAACCGTCTTGGATGTTGGGACGGGTTCGGGTGTGCTCTCCATCGCCAGCTCCCTGCTTGGTGCCAAGGATATCTACGCCTATGACCTAGATGAGGTGGCTATTCGGGTGGCTCAGGAAAATATTGACCTCAACCCTGATATGGCCAATGTCCATGTGGCTACGGGTAATCTCTTGGAAGGTGTGGACCAGGAGGCCCATGTCATTGTGGCCAATATCCTAGCTGATATTTTGGTGAATCTGACCGATGATGCCTACCGTCTGGTTAGGGAAGAGGGCTATCTGATTCTTTCGGGGATAATCGCTGAGAAATTAGATTTGATTCTAGAAGCAGCCTACACTAGTGGTTTCTTACTGGAGACCCAGATGGTTCAAGGGGAGTGGAATACCCTGATTTTCAAAAAGACCGATGACTTGTCGGGCGTGATTGGGGGATAG
- a CDS encoding GIY-YIG nuclease family protein, translating to MKQSGIYFLFGKDDERQKDVTYIGQATSRKNGEGVLFRVQEHTRDSHSDYFNDVIILTTQNNSFGPTEISYLENRFTNLAKETGRFIVKNGNEPNLGNVTEEKKSELDEVVENAIIIIGTLGYKLFVPMVTKSELGNIGEKADTKIFYLNRKSKKSNTTIQATCKRTTEGFVVLKGSMVELMDSPKIPAVVKKMRKDLQEAGIIKEGILQENQLFNSPSYAAAFILGKHTNGRTDWKDEQGASLRDLEEQEIKE from the coding sequence TTGAAACAAAGTGGCATCTACTTTTTATTTGGCAAGGATGATGAAAGGCAAAAGGATGTGACCTATATTGGCCAAGCTACAAGCCGAAAGAATGGTGAGGGCGTTTTGTTTCGTGTACAAGAACATACCAGAGATTCACACAGTGACTATTTTAATGATGTGATTATTCTGACGACCCAGAATAACTCTTTTGGTCCCACAGAGATTAGTTATCTTGAAAATAGATTTACCAACCTAGCAAAAGAGACGGGGCGGTTCATCGTTAAAAATGGGAACGAGCCAAACCTTGGTAATGTAACCGAAGAAAAGAAATCCGAGTTAGATGAAGTGGTAGAGAATGCCATCATTATTATTGGTACCCTAGGCTATAAGCTATTTGTGCCGATGGTTACAAAGTCAGAGCTAGGAAATATAGGCGAAAAAGCTGATACAAAAATTTTTTATCTCAATCGCAAGAGTAAAAAATCAAACACAACTATTCAGGCAACTTGTAAACGGACAACAGAAGGATTTGTTGTCTTAAAGGGGAGCATGGTTGAGTTAATGGATTCACCAAAAATTCCTGCGGTCGTCAAAAAAATGCGTAAGGACTTACAAGAAGCAGGCATAATAAAAGAAGGGATATTACAAGAAAATCAACTCTTTAACAGCCCGTCATATGCGGCTGCCTTTATCTTAGGCAAGCACACTAACGGTCGTACTGACTGGAAAGATGAGCAAGGGGCTAGTTTAAGAGATTTAGAAGAGCAAGAAATCAAGGAGTAA
- a CDS encoding DUF3013 family protein gives MANYGFLSVLEEELEQHLDYDFAMDWDKKNHAVEVAFALEAQNSAAIETVDDQGESSDQDILFEDYVIFYNPQKSRFNPEDYLVAVPYQPKKGLSREFLAYFAESLNTVATEGLSDLMDFLADDTIQEFSLHWDDRAFEKGKEKLVETEWYGYPRY, from the coding sequence ATGGCTAACTATGGATTTCTGTCGGTACTGGAGGAAGAGCTGGAGCAGCACTTGGACTATGACTTCGCCATGGATTGGGACAAGAAAAACCATGCGGTAGAAGTGGCCTTTGCTCTAGAGGCACAAAATAGCGCTGCTATCGAGACGGTCGATGACCAAGGAGAGAGCTCCGACCAAGACATTCTCTTTGAGGACTACGTTATCTTCTACAATCCCCAAAAGTCTCGCTTTAATCCCGAGGACTACTTGGTGGCCGTTCCCTACCAGCCTAAGAAGGGCTTGTCCAGAGAGTTTCTGGCCTACTTTGCCGAGAGCCTCAACACCGTCGCCACCGAGGGCCTCAGCGACCTCATGGACTTCCTAGCAGATGATACCATCCAAGAATTCAGCCTCCATTGGGACGACCGAGCCTTTGAAAAAGGCAAGGAGAAGTTGGTAGAAACGGAGTGGTATGGTTATCCGAGGTATTAA
- a CDS encoding replication-associated recombination protein A has translation MTANLALRMRPKTIDDIIGQEHMVGQGKIIRRMVEANRLSSMILYGPPGIGKTSIASAIAGTTKFAFRTFNATTDSKKRLQEIAEEAKFSGGLVLMLDEIHRLDKTKQDFLLPLLENGNIIMIGATTENPFFSVTPAIRSRVQIFELEPLSPDDIKTALKRAISDKERGFDFDIKLDDDALDFIATATNGDLRSALNSLELAVLSTQPNQEGLRHISLDTVENSLQRSYITMDKNGDGHYDVLSALQKSIRGSDVNASLHYAARLIEAGDLPSLVRRLTVIAYEDIGLANPDAQVHTVTALEAAQKIGFPEARILIANVVIDLALSPKSNSAYLAMDAALADLRKSGNLSIPRHLRDDHYKGSKELGNAQDYLYPHHYPEKWVKQQYLPDKLLGKNYFSANETGRYERALGANKDRIDKLSRQNSE, from the coding sequence ATGACAGCCAATCTAGCCCTGCGGATGCGGCCCAAAACTATTGATGACATTATCGGCCAAGAGCACATGGTTGGCCAGGGTAAAATTATCCGTCGCATGGTGGAAGCCAATCGGCTCTCTTCCATGATTCTCTATGGGCCACCTGGCATTGGTAAGACCTCTATCGCCTCAGCCATCGCCGGAACGACCAAATTTGCCTTTCGCACCTTTAATGCCACGACCGACAGTAAGAAACGCTTACAGGAAATCGCAGAGGAAGCTAAGTTTTCTGGTGGTTTAGTCCTTATGTTGGATGAAATCCACCGGCTGGACAAGACCAAGCAGGATTTCCTCTTGCCCCTCTTAGAAAACGGTAATATCATTATGATTGGGGCAACCACCGAAAATCCCTTTTTCTCTGTCACTCCTGCCATTCGCTCACGGGTGCAAATCTTTGAGCTGGAGCCTCTGTCCCCAGACGACATTAAGACTGCCCTAAAACGGGCTATTTCTGACAAGGAGCGAGGCTTTGACTTTGATATCAAGCTCGACGATGATGCCCTTGACTTTATTGCCACAGCCACCAATGGCGACCTACGCTCGGCCCTAAATTCTCTGGAGTTAGCCGTCCTGTCTACCCAGCCTAACCAAGAGGGCCTGCGACATATCAGTTTGGATACTGTAGAAAATAGCCTGCAGCGCTCCTACATTACTATGGATAAAAATGGGGACGGCCACTACGATGTTCTCTCCGCCCTGCAAAAGTCCATCCGGGGCTCCGATGTCAATGCCAGCCTGCACTATGCCGCTCGCTTGATTGAAGCTGGTGACCTGCCCAGTCTGGTCCGTCGCCTGACCGTCATTGCCTATGAAGATATTGGCTTGGCTAACCCCGATGCCCAAGTGCATACCGTAACGGCCCTAGAAGCCGCACAAAAGATTGGTTTTCCAGAAGCACGGATTCTTATTGCCAATGTCGTGATTGACCTGGCCCTTTCCCCTAAATCCAATTCTGCCTATCTGGCTATGGATGCTGCCCTGGCTGATTTACGGAAATCGGGTAACCTCTCCATTCCTCGCCATTTACGGGATGACCACTATAAGGGCAGTAAGGAATTAGGGAATGCCCAAGATTATCTCTATCCCCATCATTATCCGGAAAAGTGGGTCAAGCAACAATATCTTCCAGATAAACTTTTAGGGAAGAATTATTTTTCGGCCAATGAAACCGGCAGATATGAGCGTGCATTAGGGGCCAATAAGGACCGTATTGACAAGCTTTCGAGGCAAAATTCTGAATAA